The window TATGTAATTGGAGTTCGCGTTTTTCCTGTTTTTCTGACAAAAGAGTCACCTTCCAGGGATAGTTAAAACACCTTTCCATTAAATTGAAATGAAAAGGTGTTCAGTGATTTAACCTTTATTTATTAATATCTTCAAATCCTGATTCACCAGAAACGATATCGACGCTTCCAGTTGTATTCACATGGGCTTCTTCATGCTGGAGTGTTTCCTGGATTTGCTGAGTGTCCTCAACCTCACGTTTTGAAGCAGATACCTCCTCGGTAGTGACTGTATATTTGTTAACTTCCACTTCTTCCTGGCTGACGGGAATACGGATAGTCTCGCCTGAGTTAATGGATTCATTGCTCCGTTCGTTATTCATCGGTGTTCTCTTAATGACAACTTCTTCATGCATAACTGGAACATTGACAGTCTTTTGCTCCTCAACAACTTCTTTACTTAATACTACTTCACCAGCGTCGATATTATTTTTGGTTATGTCCAGTTCTTCTTTATGAAGCTTGAGACTACCGCTGCTTTGGCTATCCTGCTGATTTGAACTGGTCTCATTTTCCTGACCACCTGAATTTTGTGATTTATCATCACCAAATAAATTTAAAACGTCCAT is drawn from Bacillus sp. FJAT-18017 and contains these coding sequences:
- a CDS encoding YsnF/AvaK domain-containing protein: MDVLNLFGDDKSQNSGGQENETSSNQQDSQSSGSLKLHKEELDITKNNIDAGEVVLSKEVVEEQKTVNVPVMHEEVVIKRTPMNNERSNESINSGETIRIPVSQEEVEVNKYTVTTEEVSASKREVEDTQQIQETLQHEEAHVNTTGSVDIVSGESGFEDINK